A single region of the Hippoglossus hippoglossus isolate fHipHip1 chromosome 17, fHipHip1.pri, whole genome shotgun sequence genome encodes:
- the LOC117777928 gene encoding LOW QUALITY PROTEIN: dual specificity protein phosphatase 1B-like (The sequence of the model RefSeq protein was modified relative to this genomic sequence to represent the inferred CDS: inserted 2 bases in 1 codon) codes for MILVDPGLYIGTAADLNDRQALADAAVTHVLSVDXVDPTPQLPADGAFRMKWVNVLDEVTSDLLSHLDDCYLFIQEAVVGGGTVIVHW; via the exons ATGATCCTGGTGGACCCCGGTCTGTACATTGGCACCGCGGCCGATCTCAATGACAGGCAGGCACTGGCTGATGCCGCTGTCACTCATGTCCTGTCTGTGGA TGTCGACCCCACCCCTCAGCTTCCCGCTGATGGTGCCTTCCGCATGAAGTGGGTCAACGTTTTAGATgaggtgacctctgacctcctgagTCACCTGGACGACTGCTACCTGTTCATTCAGGAGGCTGTGGTTGGAGGTGGGACTGTCATTGTTCACTGGtaa